GCTTCGCGCGAACTGCGCAAGGCCCGCTCGGCCGCAGCCTTCGTGCCCCTGCAGGCACTGACGACACGGAGCCCCGGATGAAGCGCCCGGCCCCTTCGAACGCCAACGACCGGGACGCCCGGGTCGAGCGTCTGCGCGCCAGCCGTGCCCAGGACAGTGAAACCAAGACTGCGCGCGCACTCGAAGCAGTAAACGGCCTTCTCCGGACGGGACGACGCATCACTGTTGCTCAGGTAGCGCGGGAGGCAGCGGTATCCACCTGGTTCATCTATAACCAGCCTCGGGTGCACGAGGCCGTCGAGGCCGGCATCTCCGCCCAGCGTGCGCAGGGACACCGAATCTCCTCGTACCCAGCAGCCCAGCAGGTGTCCTCTGCCGGCCTGCAAACGGATCTCGCCCTGGCCCGTGAAGAGATCAAGGACCTCAAGCGCGAGCGCGATCGCCTCCGAGAACGCGTCCGGCTCTCGCTAGGAGCAGAACTGGAGGAAGCAGATCGCGCTCAACTGGTCGGCAGGGTCCAGGAGCTGGAACGAGAGAACGCTGTCCTTCGCGCCAAGCTAGGGAAGTCCCAGGAGTGTTGTTCCGCGCTGGAGGGCCGGCTCCGGGAAGCTGAGGACGACCTCACTGCTGCCCGCGCGAGCCTCCGTAGGGCAATGCGAGCAGTCCCGGGCAGCTGACCGACGAGCGGTCGGCGGACGGCCTCTGCCGACCGTTACGGTCCCGGCACACCGGCCTGCCTTGGGCCGCCGGATCAACTCATCCCGGGTCAGGCCGCAATCGATGAGTGCCGCCTGGCCGCCCCGCGCCACCACGTTCTCCAGACAGAGGTCCGTACGGCACCCCAGATTCCCTTCGGCCCCGGACGGGAGTCTGCACCCGCGCCGTTCCGTGACCCGGGGCGGGAGCCAGGGCAGTATCCCCGTTCAGATGACGGAGCTGGCTTCCCACCAGGTCGGCGGTGTTGCCACCGGGCGGCGAACCGAATTGCCGACACGCACCACCGCGCCGACTTGAGCACCGCCACCCCTCGTAGTACGCCTCCATCGCCTTCTCCGCGGCGCTGGAGACGTCCTGCGGTCAGGTGGTGGGATGATCAGTACCGAGGGGAAGGACCGCCATGGGCCGAAGAACAGCGGCGAACGGCACGGGTGTTAGCTTCCTTCCCATGTTGGGACACCAGGACAGGACCAGGGCGGCCTACGACGGAGTCGTCGAACTGTATGCGTCGATGTTCGCCAACCAGCTGGAGACGCAGCCGTTCGCGCGGAACATGATCGGCACCTTCGCCGAGCTCGTGCGTGATGCGGCCAACCTGCGGGTAGCCGACGTCGGGTGCGGTCCCGGTCATCTGACGGCAATGCTGCACGATTTGGGGCTGGATGCCTTTGGGCTCGACCTCTCTCCGGCCATGGTCGACCACGCCCGTCGGGCCTATCCGGCGCTGCGGTTCGACGAAGCGCGAATGGAGGCCCTGCCGGTCAAGGACGGCGAACTCGGTGGAGTGCTGGCCCACTACTCGATGATCCATACCCCACCTGGAGAGTTGCCCGCACTGCTCTCTGAGCAGGTGCGTGTCCTGGCACCAGGGGGCTTGCTCCTGGTGTCCTTCTTCGGGACCGAAGGGCCGGAGCCGGTTCGCTTCGATCACAAGGTGGCGCCCGCATACAGCTGGCCGACGGAGCAGTTTGCCGAGTTGCTGGCCGCAGCCGGGCTCGACACGGTGGCTCGGTTGCTCCATGACCCAGCGTCTGAGCGGGGCTTCCTCGATGCACACTTACTGGTCCGCCGCCCGTAGAGCGCGTCCCGTGGCCTGAGGAGTAGCTCATGGGCACGGTTGAACATCATGCGGACCTCGCTGTACTCCAGCGGCTGCTCAAGGTGTCGTAGTGGCCACCACTGGGCTTTGTCTCAACGTAACCATCCGGAGGGAAGCCGCAGCACCGTCTCGCGATGAGCGCAGGTTCTCGGCGAGTGCTTCGTCCTCACTCGCCACACTGGGCAAGCATCGTCACCTTGTCCGGGGCCGTCACCGGGAGCTCGTACTTCTCGGCGACCTGCGCGAAGCGGACTGCGTACGCGCACCGGATCCGCTTGTTCGGCGGCAGCCAGGAGGCGGGCCCGGAGTCCCGCTTCGCAGAGTTGGCGCGGCCTTCGACCGGAAGCAGATTGAGCACGTCGTTCGCGAACTGTTTCCTTCTGCTCTCCGGCCAGCGGGCCGCGCCCATCTGCCAGCTGTACGACAACGGCACCACGTGGTCGATCTGGACCTCGGTGGCCTGCTGTTTGCGCCAGTCGACGGTGCGGCCGGTGTAGGGGTCGTCCAACGTCATCGAGACAACCACACAGTCGGAACCTGCGCGGAAACGAACGTCCTCACCATCGCGATTCATAAGATCGTTTCGAGTGTCACAACCATTCCGGGCCAGCGGAACGCCATCTGCCGTGTCCATCCAGGCGTATCCGAACTCGTCCCGGTCGTAGCCCGTCTTCGGCCCGCGGCCCTTCGTGGCCAGTCCGTCGATAAGCTTGCGCGCGTCGGCCTCGTCCGTCTCCGACGTGAGAGGGGCGAGACCCGGCTTCATTCCGTCAGGATTCTTCAGCGGGCTCACCGCTCGCCCAGTAGTGGTGCCCGGACCGGACTCCGGGGAGTTCCCGCCCGGCTCTGTGGCGTCACATCCTGCGACGAGCACGGCGGCAACGGTGACCGCAATCGCACCCTTCTTTCGGTGAGCGCGCATGACGCTGTGACTCACGTGCCTCTCAGTACGCATGGCTGACCGCACCCTGCATAGGCTGCGAAAACAGTGTCATCACGGCTCGAAGCATAGAGATAATGCGCGTGTCGCAGCCGTTGCGGGCGAGCGGGACGCCGTCGGCGGAGTCCATCCAGGCGTAGCCGAACTCGTCGCGGTCGTAGCCCGTCTTCGGGCCGCGTCCCTTGGTCTCCAGGTCCTCGATGAGCCCCCGGGCCGTGGCCTCGGGGCCGTCGCCGGCGACCGGGGCGAGGCCGGGGCCGGTGCCGTCCGGGTTGCGCAGGGGGCTGACGGCCGGTCCGGCGGCCGGGGCGGCGGCGCCGCTGTCGGTGGGGGAGGCCGCGTCGCCCTCCAGGCCCTCGCATCCGCTGACCAGGGCCAGTGCGAGGGCCGCGCCCGCGGTCCATCCGGTACGGATCCTGCTGTGCCGCGTCATGCGCGTCCCTCCCCCGACTCGATCGCCGGTATCACCGTAGCGACGGAGAGGTCCAGACCAAAGTGGGCTTAATTGGGCATGTCGGACATGTCTGCCGTACCTTCGAAAGTGAGTCACGTCTCGGAAGGAGCTGCTGCATGGGCATCCTCGACAAGGTCAAAGCCATGGCCGGCAAGGACAAGGACAGGTCAAGGAAGATGTCCGACGCCGCCGAGCGCCAGGTCAACCAGCGGACCGGCGGCAAGTACGAGAAGCAGGTCGACTCCGCGCAGCAGCAGGCCGAGGGAAAGCTCGGCTTCGGGCGCGAGGGCGGCGACCGGCCGGAGCAGCGGTAGCCGCTCCGCACGTCCACAACCGCCGAAGCCCGTCCATGGGGCTGCCCCATGGACGGGCTTCGCGCTACGACCCCAGGATCGAGGTCAGGAACTCCCCCACCCAGCCGAGCAGTTCCCGCCCGAGCAGCGGCTTGCCGCCGACCTTCGCGGTCTTCGGGCGCGGTACGAGGACCTGGCGGGTGCCCGCCTTGATGACGCTGCCGGGGTAGAGCCGCTTCAGCCTCAGCTCCTGGGACTCGCGCAACTCCACCGGCGCGAAGCGGATGTTGTTGCCCTGGAGCACGATCTCGCCGACGGCGCACGCCCGCGCGAGCATCCGCAGGCCCGCGACCAGCAGCAGGTTCTCCACCGGCTCCGGCAGCTTGCCGTAGCGGTCGACGAGCTCCTCGCGTACGGCCTTGATGTCCTCCTCGCTGTTGGCGGAGGCGATGGACCGGTACGCCTGCAGGCGCAGTCGCTCGCCGGGCGCGTAGTCGTGCGGGACGTGGGCGTCGACCGGCAGCTCGATCTTGACCTCCAGCGGCGGCTCCTCCTCCACACCGCCCTCCAGCGACGCCCGGTAGTCGGCGACCGCCTCGCCGACCATCCGCACGTACAGGTCGAAGCCGACGCCGGCGATGTGGCCGGACTGCTCGCCGCCGAGCAGGTTGCCCGCGCCGCGGATCTCCAGGTCCTTCATCGCCACGTACATGCCCGCGCCCATCTCGGTGTGCTGGGCGATGGTGGCGAGCCGCTCGTGCGCCGTCTCCGTCAGGGGCTTCTCCGGCGGGTAGAGGAAGTACGCGTAGCCGCGCTCCCGTCCTCGGCCGACCCGGCCGCGCAGCTGGTGGAGCTGGCTGAGGCCGAAGTTGTCGCCGCGCTCGACGATCAGGGTGTTGGCGTTGGAGATGTCGATGCCGGACTCGACGATGGTGGTGGAGACGAGCACGTCGAACTTCTTCTCCCAGAAGTCGACGACCACCTGTTCCAGGGCCTGCTCGGACATCTGGCCGTGGGCGGTGGCGATGCGCGCCTCGGGGACGATCTCGCGCAGCCGCGCCGCCGCGCGGTCGATGGACTCGACGCGGTTGTGGATGTAGAAGACCTGGCCCTCGCGCAGCAGCTCGCGGCGGATGGCGGCGCCGATCTGCTTCTGCTCGTAGGGGCCGACGAAGGTCAGCACCGGGTGGCGCTCCTCCGGCGGGGTGGTGATCGTGGACATCTCGCGGATGCCGGTGACCGCCATCTCCAGGGTGCGCGGGATGGGGGTGGCGGACATGGTCAGCACGTCGACGTTGGCGCGGAGCTTCTTCAGCTGCTCCTTGTGCTCGACGCCGAAGCGCTGCTCCTCGTCGACGATGACCAGGCCCAGGTCCTTGAACTTGGTCTCGGACGAGAACAGCCGGTGGGTGCCGATGACGATGTCCACCGAGCCCTCGCGCAGGCCCTCCAGGGTCGCCTTCGACTCGGTGTCGGTCTGGAAGCGGGACAGCGCCTTCACGTTCACCGGGAACTGGGCGTACCGCTCGCCGAACGTCCCGAAGTGCTGCTGCACCAGCAGGGTCGTCGGCACGAGTACGGCGACCTGCTTGCCGTCCTGGACCGCCTTGAAGGCGGCGCGGACCGCGATCTCGGTCTTGCCGTAGCCGACGTCGCCGCAGATCAGGCGGTCCATGGGGACCGTCTTCTCCATGTCGTCCTTGACCTCGGCGATGGTCGTGAGCTGGTCCGGGGTCTCGGCGTAGGGGAAGGCGTCCTCCAGCTCGCGCTGCCAGGGCGTGTCGGCGCCGAAGGCGTGTCCCGGGGCCGCCATCCGCGCGCTGTAGAGCTTGATCAGGTCGGCGGCGATCTCCTTGACCGCCTTCTTCGCGCGGGCCTTGGTCTTGGTCCAGTCGGCGCCGCCGAGACGGTGCAGGGTGGGGGCCTCGCCGCCGACGTACTTGGTGATCTGCTCCAGCTGGTCGGTGGGGATGTAGAGCCGGTCGCCGGGCTGGCCGCGCTTGGCGGGGGCGTACTCCACGACCAGGTACTCGCGGGTGGCGCCCTGCACGGTGCGCTGCACCATCTCGATGTAGCGGCCCACACCGTGCTGCTCGTGGACGATGTAGTCGCCCGTCTCCAGGGTGAGCGGGTCGATGGTCTTGCGGCGCCGGGCGGGCATCCGGGCGCCCTCGCGGCCCGCTGCCTTCTGGCCGGTCAGGTCGGTCTCGGTGAGGACGGCGAGCCGGAGGGCGCGGTCGACGAAGCCGTGGTCGATCGAGCCGCAGGAGACGTGCACGACGGAGGGACTGAGGGTGCCCAGGTCGTTGTCCAGCCGGGCCGCGATGCCCTCGCCGCCGAGGACCTCGACGGTGCGGGCGGCCGGGCCGTGGCCCTCGGTGACGTAGACCGCGCGCCAGCCGTCGGCGAGCCAGCCCTTGGTGTCGGCCAGCGCCTTGGCGGTGTCGCCGCGGTAGGTCTCGGGGGCGTGCATGCCGAGCTTGAGGGTGTCGGCCTCCTCGAACGCGTCGTCGGCGGCGAACGGCGACACCGACCACCACATCACGTCCAGCTCGCGGGCCCGCTCCCGGACGTCGGCGATGGACCAGAGCGAGGCCGCGTCGACGTCGATCGGCGCCTCGCCGCCGCCCGCGGTGGCCGCCCAGGACGCCTGGAGGAACTCCTGGCTCGTCGCCACCAGGTCGGCGGCGCGGGTCCGCACCCGCTCGGGGTCGCAGACGAGGGCCATGGCGCCCTTGGGGAGCACGTCCAGGAGCAGTTCCATGTCGTCGACGAGGACGGGGGCGAGGGACTCCATGCCCTCGACCGCGATGCCCTCGGCGATCTTGCCGAGCAGTTCGCCCAGCTCGGGGTGGGCCTCGGCGAGGGCGGCGGCGCGCTCGCGCACGTCCGGGGTCAGCAGCAGCTCGCGGCAGGGCGGGGCCCACAGGCCGTGTTCGGCGATCTCCAGGGAGCGCTGGTCGGCGACCTTGAAGTAGCGGATCTCCTCGACGTCGTCGCCCCAGAACTCGACGCGGAGGGGGTGCTCCTCGGTCGGCGGGAAGACGTCCAGGATGCCGCCGCGGACGGCGAACTCGCCGCGCTTCTCCACCAGCTCCACGCGCGCGTACGCGGCTGCCGCGAGGGCTTCCACGGTCTCGTTCAGGTCGGCGGTCTGTCCGGTGCGCAGGGCCACCGGCTCCAGGTCGCCCAGGCCCTTGACCTGCGGCTGGAGCACGGACCTGACGGGCGCCACGACGACGGAGACCGGGCCGGTCTCCGGGTCGTCGGGGCGGGGATGGGCCAGGCGCCGCAGGACGGCCAGGCGGCGGCCGACGGTGTCGCTGCGCGGGCTGAGGCGCTCGTGCGGGAGGGTCTCCCAGGAGGGGTACTCGACGATGCCCTCGGGGGGCAGGAGGGAGCGCAGGGCCGCGGCGAGGTCCTCCGCCTCGCGGCCCGTCGCCGTCACCGCCAGGACGGTACGGGACGTCTCGCGGGCCAGGGCGGCGATGGCGAAGGGGCGGGCCGCGGGTGGGCCGACCAGATCGACGTGCATGCGGTTGCCGTCTGCGGCCGCCGAGATCGCTTCCGCGAGGGCGGTGTCCTTGACGACGGCGTCGAGCAGACCGTGCAGGCTCATGGAGGGGGCGCTTTCCGTCCTGGGGTGGGGCAACACGAGTAGCCCGACGCGGGTGGGGCCGGGGGTGTCCAGCGTACGTCGCCGGGCGCGGGTGCGTCGGGGGCTGTGGACGACGCCGGGTGCGGGGTGGCGGCGTCGCGGTGGCCGTACCAGGGGCTCCGCCCCCTGGAACCCCCCCGGGCCCATGCCCACCAACCACCCGACTCGGCGGGTTGAAGGGTGGACGCCCGTAGTGCCCCCGCACAAGAGCCGGCGCCGGATGCCTCGTGGCTTCCGGCGCCGGGTCCCCCGCAACCCCCGTGTGCGGTGGCTGTCGGCTGCTACTCCGTCGCGATGGCGTTCAGGACGTTCATGCGGCCCGCGCGGAAGGCCGGGACCAGGGCGGCGAACAGGCCCACGAAGGCCGAGCCGATGAAG
The Streptomyces sp. NBC_01723 genome window above contains:
- a CDS encoding DUF6262 family protein; translated protein: MKRPAPSNANDRDARVERLRASRAQDSETKTARALEAVNGLLRTGRRITVAQVAREAAVSTWFIYNQPRVHEAVEAGISAQRAQGHRISSYPAAQQVSSAGLQTDLALAREEIKDLKRERDRLRERVRLSLGAELEEADRAQLVGRVQELERENAVLRAKLGKSQECCSALEGRLREAEDDLTAARASLRRAMRAVPGS
- a CDS encoding class I SAM-dependent methyltransferase, whose translation is MLGHQDRTRAAYDGVVELYASMFANQLETQPFARNMIGTFAELVRDAANLRVADVGCGPGHLTAMLHDLGLDAFGLDLSPAMVDHARRAYPALRFDEARMEALPVKDGELGGVLAHYSMIHTPPGELPALLSEQVRVLAPGGLLLVSFFGTEGPEPVRFDHKVAPAYSWPTEQFAELLAAAGLDTVARLLHDPASERGFLDAHLLVRRP
- a CDS encoding HNH endonuclease family protein, which encodes MRAHRKKGAIAVTVAAVLVAGCDATEPGGNSPESGPGTTTGRAVSPLKNPDGMKPGLAPLTSETDEADARKLIDGLATKGRGPKTGYDRDEFGYAWMDTADGVPLARNGCDTRNDLMNRDGEDVRFRAGSDCVVVSMTLDDPYTGRTVDWRKQQATEVQIDHVVPLSYSWQMGAARWPESRRKQFANDVLNLLPVEGRANSAKRDSGPASWLPPNKRIRCAYAVRFAQVAEKYELPVTAPDKVTMLAQCGE
- a CDS encoding antitoxin; protein product: MGILDKVKAMAGKDKDRSRKMSDAAERQVNQRTGGKYEKQVDSAQQQAEGKLGFGREGGDRPEQR
- the mfd gene encoding transcription-repair coupling factor, which codes for MSLHGLLDAVVKDTALAEAISAAADGNRMHVDLVGPPAARPFAIAALARETSRTVLAVTATGREAEDLAAALRSLLPPEGIVEYPSWETLPHERLSPRSDTVGRRLAVLRRLAHPRPDDPETGPVSVVVAPVRSVLQPQVKGLGDLEPVALRTGQTADLNETVEALAAAAYARVELVEKRGEFAVRGGILDVFPPTEEHPLRVEFWGDDVEEIRYFKVADQRSLEIAEHGLWAPPCRELLLTPDVRERAAALAEAHPELGELLGKIAEGIAVEGMESLAPVLVDDMELLLDVLPKGAMALVCDPERVRTRAADLVATSQEFLQASWAATAGGGEAPIDVDAASLWSIADVRERARELDVMWWSVSPFAADDAFEEADTLKLGMHAPETYRGDTAKALADTKGWLADGWRAVYVTEGHGPAARTVEVLGGEGIAARLDNDLGTLSPSVVHVSCGSIDHGFVDRALRLAVLTETDLTGQKAAGREGARMPARRRKTIDPLTLETGDYIVHEQHGVGRYIEMVQRTVQGATREYLVVEYAPAKRGQPGDRLYIPTDQLEQITKYVGGEAPTLHRLGGADWTKTKARAKKAVKEIAADLIKLYSARMAAPGHAFGADTPWQRELEDAFPYAETPDQLTTIAEVKDDMEKTVPMDRLICGDVGYGKTEIAVRAAFKAVQDGKQVAVLVPTTLLVQQHFGTFGERYAQFPVNVKALSRFQTDTESKATLEGLREGSVDIVIGTHRLFSSETKFKDLGLVIVDEEQRFGVEHKEQLKKLRANVDVLTMSATPIPRTLEMAVTGIREMSTITTPPEERHPVLTFVGPYEQKQIGAAIRRELLREGQVFYIHNRVESIDRAAARLREIVPEARIATAHGQMSEQALEQVVVDFWEKKFDVLVSTTIVESGIDISNANTLIVERGDNFGLSQLHQLRGRVGRGRERGYAYFLYPPEKPLTETAHERLATIAQHTEMGAGMYVAMKDLEIRGAGNLLGGEQSGHIAGVGFDLYVRMVGEAVADYRASLEGGVEEEPPLEVKIELPVDAHVPHDYAPGERLRLQAYRSIASANSEEDIKAVREELVDRYGKLPEPVENLLLVAGLRMLARACAVGEIVLQGNNIRFAPVELRESQELRLKRLYPGSVIKAGTRQVLVPRPKTAKVGGKPLLGRELLGWVGEFLTSILGS